In Flavobacterium praedii, the DNA window ATGAAGACAATTTGGAAATTAAATATACTCGTGAAAATATATATGTTTCCAGAGCTTGTGGTTTCAAAACCAATTTTAATCTAGATCCAATTTCACCTCTAATACATACCGACGCTTCTACAGCAGATGATAAATGGATGCAATACATATCCGTCGCAAAAAATAACATAGCAAATGAAAATGAAATTATCATTAAAATATTCTTTTAGTATTTGCTTTTTGTTGTCATTATTTTTTGCTCAAGCACAAGAAAAGACTACAACAAGCAAAGAGCAAGGAGTTACAATAACCGAATCTAAAAGTATAGTTACTTCTAAAAAGAAAGCTGATAAAAAACTTGAAATAGTTGAAAAAGACAGCATCAAACCCAAAACGGATCGTTATGGATTGATCGTTGGTGTCGATATAAATAAAATCGCACGATCACTTTACGATACTGATTACAAAGGAATTGCCTTTACAGGCGATTATCGGTTAACTAAAAACTACTACCTATATGGTGAACTTGGAAATGAAAACATCACTGTAGATGACCCTCAATTAAATACTACTAGCAAGGGGTCATATATAAAAGTAGGATTTGATTATAATGCGTATACAAATTGGTTGGATATGGAAAATCGTATCACTTTGGGAATGCGTTATGGCTTTGGAACATTTAGTGAGACATTAAACAGTTATGAAATTTACAATCCTCATCCTTATTTCCAGCAATCTCCAAGCGTAACATCTGGAACTACCTTTGATGGTTTAACAGCAAGTTGGGCCGAAGTAGCTGCTGGAGTAAATGTAAAAGTTTTTAATAATATTTATGTAGGCTTTAGTCTGCAATTGAAAATGTTAATTACAAATTCCGAACCTACAAACTTTGAAAACCTATACATTCCAGGATTCAATAGAACGTATGATGGTAATTTTGGAGCTGGATTTACCTACAGTGTTTCTTATTTTATTCCTATCTATAAAAAGAAAGTTACTGCCACCAAAAAAGTAGCGCCAAAAAAATAAAAGTATAACAAAACCCAATAAAAAAGGAGAACAATTGAAATTTAAAACTCAATTGTTCTCCTTTTATTTTAGTTAAAAACTAAACTGCTATTTATCCGATTTCTTTAATCCCTTTAACAAACAACCAAGACATGAAAAGCTTTTCACCATCTTTGGTTTTTACAGCTTGAAATTTTGGCGCCAATATAGTACCTGCAATAAATGCGGTCATCGGAATCCAAAAACCAGTTAAATTGGTGTAATGTTCTACCAAATAACGAAACAAGACAAACAATATTGCAAAGCAGCCTAAATTGTATAGAAACGCTCTTACCTGTAATTTTGACATTTTTTTAAATTTAAAATATAAATTCAAAATTAATTCAAAATCTAGATAATTCTCCATAAAAACAATTATTTATTTTACCTCATTGATAAGCTTTTTAAAATACAAACCAATCAATTACAATTTTAATAATTAACTTTACTTTTTTTGTATTGATTTATGTATTAATTTTATCAAATACCAAAAAATAAAAATACCAACTTTTTGACTACTAGCAAAATACACTATACTAATGAATAAATTAATATTGAGAATTATATTTTTTATTGTAAAATACATCAACTCAAATTTATTTCGATTCCAAATGCAAAACGTTAAACTGTCTAATTGAATGTTTTTTCAAAAAATAGAAACCTATTAATTAAAATAGAATAAAAATATTAATCCACCTTAAGCCATCCAATTATGGAAAATGAAGTTTACTTAATTGAAAAACGAGAGAATGAAATTTTTATAACTGTAACTGTTTCAACACACGGTATTGCAACTACAGAAATAAAATTATTCCAAGATGGAAGCATCATTAATAAAGGATTTTCAAACAATGGAGCCGGTTTAATCAGCAAAACAAGCTTAGGAATAGACAGTAAACTTAATGGTGCTACAGTAAAAATAGAAACAGATATTGTTTTGACAAAAGTGCCAAAATCGGCTTGGGAAAATTGTTTCAAAAATTTAGAGATTCATTATTATTTGGAAGGTGGCAAAGCCAATCAAAAACAGCCAATAGAATTACTTGTGTCCGAAAAAAAGAAAAGTAGTAGTGGAGAAACTATTGTTGCTGTAAAAAGGATAGACTTGCTTTTGGGATAAATGATATTTCAATAAAATAAAATTCAACCAATCTATTTTCTGATGAAAAATAAAATACTGGCTATACTAATACTCTTCTGTTCATTTCCATTATTTGCACAAGATATTGAAATTAAAGATCTAAAAACACTGAATGCACCTGGATTTCAAATTCTTGACATTGCGCCCAATACTATTGATAAACCTTCAAACCCAAAAGCGTTTGCAGCAAGTCTTATGAGTTTAACAAGTAATGGAACAGCACTTCCAAAAAACGTTGCACTTGAAATTTCACCTTATTGGTATTTTAAAAATAAAAATGCAACCGTTTCTCAATATTTAAACATCCAAGAAAATAATAAATCAAATTCATTCTCCGGGTTATTCAACAAAATGAGTATCTCAATTGCATCGGTTTTGAATGATTCGACTTCAGGAAGTTTAGTGAAAAACACAAACTATATTGCTTTTGGCGTTAGAACAAATGTGTTTACTTTTCGAAATGAGAAACAAAATCAAAAATTAAGGACAGCATTGGATAACTTTTCCAAAAGAGTAATTGAATTACGACCCAACCAAAAAGGCACTGATTCCCTTGAGATTCTACTCAATGCAACATCATATAAAATCAGAAAACTTTACAATGAACTAATGACTGAAAATAACGATTCATTAAAGCGGGTCATCAATGAAAAATACATAAATGCCATTTCTCAAAAAACACTGATTAAAAAGAAATTAGATGATTTAGAAAATCAAGCTCCTGATTTATTAGAAACCAACATAAAAAAAGATACGCTCAGTCAAAATTACCTTAAAGAACTAGATGATCTCCCTTTATTTCAATTAGATGCAGCCTTTGCTTATTCAGAAGCCTTTCCAGAAAATAAAACAGAAAACAAACGCTTCAACAGAAGTGGTATATGGATAAATGCAACACTAAATGCGTTCAGTTTTGACCATGAAGAGCTGAATGATAATCTTTCGCTCATGATGTGCTCCCGATATATCAGTGACAATATACTAATAGAAAACACAGTAAATGAATTTGACAAACAAAATGCTTTTGATTTAGGCTTCAAGATAGAATATTCCATAAAAGAATTATCCCTTTCCTTTGAATATTTAAAAAGAGACTATTCGAATAACAGCAACTTGAATAGCGAAAGAAGAGTTGGAACATTACAATACAAAATCAGCGATAATTTATACCTCACAGGATCTTACGGAACCAATTTTGGCTTTGACAAATCGCTATTTACAGTTTTTGGTATAAACTACGGGCTTGGAAAATCTGATTTAAAGTCAAAATAAAAACAATCAGGATCTAGGTTTAAAAACTCAAAAAAAATCCGAAAAAAAAATCCAACAATTAAACTTTTTAAGTTGCAATTATTGGAATCCTTTTTAAACTAAGATTTTAAATACTGTGACCTATTAACTTATATCCGAATTCTGATTTTGAAACTTCGTTCTCTTACTTCCTTCGTACATTTCGTATTTCACTAAACGGGCTTCAAGGCTTGCATTAAAAAGTTTTATTTTTCGAGAAGGTTTTAACCCTACATATTTCAGCGCTTCTAGGTTTGCTGTAATAAACCAAGCATTTGTACCCGGATAATTTTTTTTCAAGGTATCTCCAATACTTTTATAAAATTCTTCCATGTGAATATCCAAACGCTCATCATATGGCGGATTGAAAACGATATGCAATTTCCCTTCTGACGTTTTCTCAGTATCAAAGAAGTTTTGCTCTTCTATCTTAATGTATTCATCAAGATTGGCATTCTTAATATTATCTCTTGCTTTTTGAACTGCAGATGGAGCTTTATCATACCCTTTTATAGTATAATGAAATTCGCGAACTCGCTTCAATAAACTATCTTGAATATTATCAAACAAATCGTTGTCCCAATCGTTCCATTTTTCGAAAGCAAACTCCTTACGATTTATATTCGCAGGAATATTACAGGCGATCATTGCTGCTTCGGCAAGAAAAGTTCCAGAACCACACATGGGATCCAAGAAATCCGTTTGGCCATCCCAACCCGAAAGCAATAAAATACCCGCTGCCAAAACCTCATTTATAGGAGCAATGTTCGTAGCCGTTCTATACCCACGTTGGTGCAATGAATTCCCAGAAGTATCCAAAGCTACCGAAACCTGATCTTTATCAATATGAATATTGATTCGCAAATCAGGAAAAGCCTTGTCAATACTTGGTCTTTGTCCCGTTCTTTCACGAAATTGATCTACAATAGCATCTTTACATTTTTGAGACACAAACTCCGAATGATTAAAATACTCCGAATGTACCGTTGCATCAATCACAAAAGTCTGATTTGCATTGATATATTTAGACCAATTTGTACCTCTTATTCCTTTATATAACGATTGCTCGTCTCTTGCTTTAAAAAAATAAATCGGTTTCAATATCTTCAAAGCTGTACGCAAGGATAAATTTGCTTTGTACATAAATCCTTTATCCCCCTTAAAACTAACCATTCTCACTCCCTGCTCTACATCCTGTGCGCCCAGTAATGTCAACTCTTTTGCTAGTATTTCTTCAAAACCAAAAAAGGTTTTAGCAATCATCTTAAAATTCTCCATATCACCCTAACCCCCAAATGGGGGAATTGTTATCATTAATATTCAGCAAAAATACACTAAATTTGCGGGACTTAAATTAATTGAAAAAGAATAAATGCCAGATTTAAACAATCCTAAATCAAATAACAGTATCCAGAACGCAACCAACGGTACCAATTCCGATGGGGAAAACTGGTTTGCATCATGGTTCGACAGTCCTTATTATCATATTCTTTACAAAGAAAGGAACTATAGAGAAGCGCAATTGTTTATGGACAATTTAACTCATTATCTTAATCTTCCCGAAAAAGCCAAAGTACTTGACCTTGCTTGTGGAAAAGGCCGTCATTCTATTTACTTAAACCAACTGGGATACAATGTCATAGGAGCCGATTTATCCGAAAACAGTATTCTAGAAGCGCAAAAAAACAGCAATAAAACCCTGCATTTTCAAGTACATGACATGCGCGAAACCTTTGAAGATAAATTTGATGCCATTTTCAATTTGTTTACCAGTTTTGGATATTTCGAAAACGATGAGGACAATCTAACCACACTAAAAGCCATTAAAGAAAGCTTATCCGAATATGGTTTCGCTGTAATCGATTTTATGAATGTACCCAATGTACTTAATACTTTGGTTCCAGAAGAAGTAAAACAAGTTGATGGAATTAATTTTCACATTAAACGTTACCTAAAAGAAGGTCATATTTATAAAGAAATTGACTTTGAAGACCAAGGTAAAAAATACCATTTCACCGAGAAAGTAAAAGCACTTACATTAAAAGACTTTGAACAAATGATGGAAGAAACAGGCATCTTTTTATTGGATATTTTTGGAGATTACAAACTAAAAAAATTCCATAAAACGGAGAGCGAAAGATTAATTATGATTTTTAAGTAATTGGTTCTACCACAAAACAAACGATTAAACAAAAAACATGAATTATCTTTTGCCTTTACTTTCCGTACTTATTGGTTATATTATTGCTTTGTTTCTAAAGCCAAAAAGTAAAACCAACCTCAAACTTTTACTGGCTTTTAGTGGTTCGTTCTTGCTATCTCTAACTGTAATGCATATTTTGCCAGAGGTATATGAAAGTAAAAACCACAACATCGGCCTTTTTATAATGTTGGGTATTTTGTTCCAAATCATTTTAGAGTTTTTTTCCAAAGGTGCCGAACACGGTCACGTACACGGACATGCCAAAATGTACCAAATTCCTTGGTTATTATTCATCAGCCTTTGCATCCATGCTTTTCTTGAAGGATTTCCGGTAAGTCATCATCACGATTTAGCCATAGGAATTGCAATTCATCATTTACCCATAGCCATCATTTTGACCTCCTTTTTTGTGAGTTCCAGTCTTAATAAAAAAGCTATTTTTTTATTCATGGTCACTTTTGCAGTTATGACACCGCTAGGCACCGTAGTATCAGAATATATTCCTCAATTTAACAACTATTATTCAGAGATAACTGCGATCGTTATTGGTATATTATTCCATATTTCATCCACTATTATTTTTGAAAGTAGCGAAGGACACAAATTCAATATCGCCAAAGTATCCATGATCGTAATTGGAATACTTCTTGCCTATCTTATCTAAAAAAATTACTTCTTTAGTCCTATAAAAATCTTTGGGCGTGACCCCATTAAGCAAAGGGGCTTATTTATAGTATCGCTCATAGAGCCCCTTCGCTCAATGCGGTCGGGCAATCCGCGCTACTTCGGTAGCTAGCTCCTGTCCCTCACGCAATTCACGTATCAAACAACATTGATCTTCAAAAAGCACCCCAAATTGGTTTTATTTAATTGCAATTTAAGAGGTCTATTCATAATGAAAATATTTTGATTACGCACAATTAATCCAAATAATTTGCATTATCAAAAACAATACTGTTAATTTGTCTCAATATAAACTGAGAAGTTTCTGTCCATAGTAGAATTACCACAAAAAAAGTACTAAATTTAACTAACAGGAAAATGATGAGAAAAAATAAAAACAAAACACTAACTATTAGAGACATACATGTTTAGTGTTTTCAAAAAAAAACCTAGAGCATATTC includes these proteins:
- a CDS encoding DUF6048 family protein, whose product is MKLSLKYSFSICFLLSLFFAQAQEKTTTSKEQGVTITESKSIVTSKKKADKKLEIVEKDSIKPKTDRYGLIVGVDINKIARSLYDTDYKGIAFTGDYRLTKNYYLYGELGNENITVDDPQLNTTSKGSYIKVGFDYNAYTNWLDMENRITLGMRYGFGTFSETLNSYEIYNPHPYFQQSPSVTSGTTFDGLTASWAEVAAGVNVKVFNNIYVGFSLQLKMLITNSEPTNFENLYIPGFNRTYDGNFGAGFTYSVSYFIPIYKKKVTATKKVAPKK
- a CDS encoding THUMP domain-containing class I SAM-dependent RNA methyltransferase, with protein sequence MENFKMIAKTFFGFEEILAKELTLLGAQDVEQGVRMVSFKGDKGFMYKANLSLRTALKILKPIYFFKARDEQSLYKGIRGTNWSKYINANQTFVIDATVHSEYFNHSEFVSQKCKDAIVDQFRERTGQRPSIDKAFPDLRINIHIDKDQVSVALDTSGNSLHQRGYRTATNIAPINEVLAAGILLLSGWDGQTDFLDPMCGSGTFLAEAAMIACNIPANINRKEFAFEKWNDWDNDLFDNIQDSLLKRVREFHYTIKGYDKAPSAVQKARDNIKNANLDEYIKIEEQNFFDTEKTSEGKLHIVFNPPYDERLDIHMEEFYKSIGDTLKKNYPGTNAWFITANLEALKYVGLKPSRKIKLFNASLEARLVKYEMYEGSKRTKFQNQNSDIS
- a CDS encoding ZIP family metal transporter, translated to MNYLLPLLSVLIGYIIALFLKPKSKTNLKLLLAFSGSFLLSLTVMHILPEVYESKNHNIGLFIMLGILFQIILEFFSKGAEHGHVHGHAKMYQIPWLLFISLCIHAFLEGFPVSHHHDLAIGIAIHHLPIAIILTSFFVSSSLNKKAIFLFMVTFAVMTPLGTVVSEYIPQFNNYYSEITAIVIGILFHISSTIIFESSEGHKFNIAKVSMIVIGILLAYLI
- a CDS encoding class I SAM-dependent methyltransferase; translated protein: MPDLNNPKSNNSIQNATNGTNSDGENWFASWFDSPYYHILYKERNYREAQLFMDNLTHYLNLPEKAKVLDLACGKGRHSIYLNQLGYNVIGADLSENSILEAQKNSNKTLHFQVHDMRETFEDKFDAIFNLFTSFGYFENDEDNLTTLKAIKESLSEYGFAVIDFMNVPNVLNTLVPEEVKQVDGINFHIKRYLKEGHIYKEIDFEDQGKKYHFTEKVKALTLKDFEQMMEETGIFLLDIFGDYKLKKFHKTESERLIMIFK